CCCCCATCTCAAGATTCAGAGAGGAGCAAGGAAGAGAAGTGGGGGATAACTGCCCGTAAAAGACCGATTGGTAATGGAAGTGTCACATTATCGTGTATTATTTCATCTCTTGTTTAAAAATCGTATCTTCAACATAAACTTGTTCTTTATCTACCGCTGTGTTATGCGCAAGAACTAAACCAATTGGTGTTTGTGTACCTTTATTTTGGACGATTGTAAAAGGTACATTTTTTTCGTTTGCTAATTTAATGTATTTTGATAAATGTGGGTAAGAGATGCTGCCGTTTACATATAGTTGTAATGATTGAGAAGTGCGCATGCTATTAGCTACTTCTGTGTAAACATTGCTTTGCATCACT
This sequence is a window from Bacillus pseudomycoides DSM 12442. Protein-coding genes within it:
- a CDS encoding YueI family protein — translated: MVNKNVEDYLQEGIHGQKQNKPEERNMYLGTLRERVEIALTIGQVMQSNVYTEVANSMRTSQSLQLYVNGSISYPHLSKYIKLANEKNVPFTIVQNKGTQTPIGLVLAHNTAVDKEQVYVEDTIFKQEMK